From Sulfuracidifex tepidarius, one genomic window encodes:
- a CDS encoding ABC transporter ATP-binding protein, with amino-acid sequence MVLREMIEYDCLTVKDKLECFSLRQIDGNVGILGEGNSNKEYLVKASMRLVNSTGHFYINGEDVLSVTSEEFKDYLWIKLSEIPSDPYTLFSELYDIKSHFVEIVMSHGLGDEHYAEELALEYVKLLGLETSVLDKYTFQLNPMEAKKVEIALASFLNPEVIFVEDIGCGLNDVQVNVILNSLLDMESVTDSSFVVLDNDPAVISRLADYTVVLYKGEIIEEGEEVLSFPLHPYTQAYLGGYLRPSLPGRGCKFSSSCPFSSFRCKEEIPKGANVGRSFVRCHLYPW; translated from the coding sequence GTGGTGCTCAGAGAAATGATTGAATACGACTGTTTAACTGTGAAGGATAAGTTGGAGTGCTTCTCCCTGAGGCAGATAGACGGTAACGTTGGGATTCTGGGAGAAGGAAACAGCAACAAGGAGTACTTGGTTAAGGCTTCCATGAGGCTGGTCAACTCTACAGGACATTTCTACATTAACGGTGAAGATGTGCTGTCGGTTACCTCTGAGGAGTTCAAGGATTACTTGTGGATAAAGTTGAGCGAAATCCCATCAGATCCATACACGCTCTTCAGTGAATTATATGATATAAAATCACACTTTGTGGAGATAGTTATGTCTCATGGTCTAGGGGACGAGCACTACGCTGAGGAACTAGCCTTGGAGTACGTTAAGTTGCTGGGTTTAGAGACATCAGTCTTAGACAAATACACTTTTCAGCTTAACCCTATGGAAGCTAAGAAGGTAGAGATAGCCCTAGCGAGCTTCCTGAACCCTGAGGTTATATTCGTAGAGGACATTGGATGTGGACTGAACGATGTGCAAGTGAATGTTATCCTGAATTCCCTTCTGGACATGGAGTCCGTGACAGATTCCTCCTTCGTCGTGTTAGACAACGACCCGGCTGTGATCTCCAGACTAGCGGACTACACAGTCGTACTTTACAAGGGAGAAATAATCGAAGAGGGAGAGGAAGTCCTGTCCTTTCCTCTACATCCTTACACTCAAGCCTACTTAGGAGGTTACTTGAGACCTTCTTTACCGGGGAGGGGATGTAAGTTCAGTTCATCCTGCCCTTTCTCGTCCTTCAGATGTAAGGAGGAGATACCTAAAGGAGCCAATGTAGGTCGCTCCTTCGTCAGATGTCACCTCTACCCTTGGTGA